In the Pocillopora verrucosa isolate sample1 chromosome 4, ASM3666991v2, whole genome shotgun sequence genome, TGCTGATTTTATGTGATTTTAATTTACCTAAAATCCCAAGGGACTCTCCATGTAACCCCAGTGGTGTCAGTGAGGTACGCTTTGTCGATCTACTCAAAGATCATTTTCTAACTCAAACAAACAAGTTACCAATGCGGGAAAATAACGTCTTAGACCTTATTATTTCAAGTAACCCACAAAGTGTGACAACGACTGAAGTATTATCCGCGCGCAAATGCAGGAATCTTCTCTGACCACAACATCCTGTCTTTTGATCTCATGGCCACGGCTAAAGCACCAACGAATATCCACATCCAAAGCCGATTTTGCTGGTCTACGTCATACTCTGAATGCAAGTAACCTCTCGTCTCAGAGCAATGCTCGCGCAAACAAGTTGCTTGGGTTTGTTAAACGAAGCACGCGTCATAAACAAAGTACCATTGTAAGAAGATCAGTTTATTTAACCATCGTCAGACCACATCTAGGCTATGCTACACAAGTTTGGGCGCCACACATCACTCACGCTTTGCATTATAGGATGATTTTATTTGGTTGAAACTCAATTTGATTACAAGGCATAGAACCGAATGTCTGAAATCTTCTCTACGACAAATTATTTTCGGCCTCAGAGAAATCTGCCTTCTTGGTTTCGGATGAACCGTCTTTGCCTTTGATAACATAAGTGGGTGTTTTCACAGTGTAAACAGTGCCATCACTGTTTTTACATTCGCCAACAACCTGAAACACTGATACTTCGTCTTCTGGCTTAACACCGATGGATATTTTACTGGTCACTTTCTGAAATTCCGTCTTAGTAGTAGACAAACTCCAGTTATGCTTCAATGTTCCTGATGCGCCGATCTTTACATCAAAAAGTTTCATTACTTTAAATCCGACTTCCCCTGACACAGTTGCACTTGAACTTCCACCACTGGACGTAGACTTGGAAGAAGTCATTCCTTTAGTTATGCTGATCGTTTTAGTAGCTTTTTCAGTGGGATGCCTGTTTATCACTTTTTGCAAGAAGACAAGCtgtggaaaaaatgtttatacattgatttgcatttttattaCTTAGCCTTGGTGCTTCTCCTTTGTGTAGCCTCTACTTTTTGCTTCCATAATTACCATATCAGATGATCATAAGGCAAACTAAATAACGCAGAGAAGGATCAGAAAGAGGACAAAATCCCGTTTATTTGTGACGTTTTGTGCACTTTTTCTtaacactttgttttttcttcaaagaaaaccGTGTGGGAGAGATTGGTGATCGCAGCAGACGCGCAGACCCACGGCCAGATCTAGGCAGTTCCGAGTTTGAATGTTTTTCTATCATGCTAGTAGATAATGAGGCAAATTGTCTTACTCCAATCCTATCAGAAAGAAATTACTTGACCTTAAAACTAATGATTAGCCAGGGGCAAACCAACTAGGCGGAGAATCATGCaaatcaaaaaggaaacaaataattgACTTTAAGGAGAAGTATGAAGAAACTGCTCTTTCTGGTTGTTTATCTGCTTTTTCAAAGACCACTTATGCCTCTGAGTAAAGAAGACAGACCATAATAACTGACTCAGTAGACACTTTAGCATACCTTTTCCTCTGGTTTACAATCTATGGCGCATCTttattttttaggaaaaaaaagaaagatgagTTAAATGATTAAAAGTTAAATGTTTATGGCCCTATCTCCTAGGGATTGGTGACTAATGCAATGATTTACATCATGCTTACGGAACCCCAAACGTTACCAGAATGATAGAACAGCCACTGagggaaaattaaagaatacaGTTTTGTAAAACTActaataaaaaagatgaaaagagcCTTACATCGCTGTGTAGGGTGATTTGACGTCCAACTCCATATCCAATCTCCTATCCAAACCTTGGACTGTACAGGTGCCATCTTCAGTCTGATCTTTTCCACAGGAGTTGAGGCAGTGACAGTATTTTATAACCTTTTTGGTTTGTTCCTCAATGGCACCACCGACGCAGGGGCTAAACTTGTCGTACAGTTTACGAGCTTTTTCGTACCTGTTGGCCCAAGAGTCAAAACTGAAACCTTTGCTACCACATTCTTTCTTCAGCTCTCCACGTTTCTCCCTGTTCATCCGGTCACAGGATCTTCCGCTACCGCGATCAAAAGCACATGAGGCGAAGACACAATTTCCCCAATTAAGAGCAGCGTCTCTGCAATCACTTTTAGTCCCACACTTTAGCTTATGCCCCCACGAGTCGGATGCTATCCAGCAGTAAGGGCTAAAACCAGCTCCAGGAGCCGACCGGCAAGAGCCTGTCATGGCACAATTTCCCTCAAAGCACCTGGAATTACGATCATTTCATCAAAAGCCTGCTCTGGAGGAGAGAACGAATAAATATGCCATATCCAAAGACAGTTTTAGTGGTGGATTATGATATTAATGAAATTGTGATAATAGTCATGAAAGGAGGGCATTGACCCTAGAACACTACCATACTAACAgctaacaatgaaaaaatatgcTTATTCTTAAATCAATAGTTTatatgactgtgaatatataaaGATCACACTTGTCAGTTGCTAATGGATATAAAAGCGACCTTCGTGGCAATGAAAACTACTAAACCAGTactgaaaataaggcctgaagaAAGTTTAAGCCTGTACAAGATTTGAACCCATTTCGTCTGCGATACCGATACTAACAAGCTAACTAGGAGCTAGGCATTATGTTGATTCGCCATAAACCCGTGGAGTGATAACTTAATGCCTGTGAATATTTGAAATCATATATGTGTACTGctgattaataaaataaaaatgagagCGATCTTCGTGGCTTAACTACTTTCATTCCCTCTATACGCTAATGAGTTTTCTGTTACATCTGTTTTCTACCCTCTCAAGATACTTTGAAACCGATCAATCTGAACAGATTTCGTTGTATGCTTTATAAAACAGTTCTAATATATTTTTACTTCGCAATCTGATCTAACTGTTACCTAACTAGCTTTTGGTAATCAGACTGAAAGAACTTACTCATAAGATTTTGACCTGACCAAGTTGCAGGACAACAACACCAGTATACCCAGGAGGAGAATGTGCCCAGTTTTGATGATTTCAACCATTCTGGTACTATTGTCGGTTGTAAATAAAATCGGCATATAAGATTGATTTAAATAACTCGAGCGATTGATTAAATTTATGGATAGCAAAGAATTAGTAAATGACATTGACTTCAAATTTCAAAGTTAAGTATATGTTTAAATcctacaaattattttaaagtcttttttttcagtcttcaATCGACAAAATTTCGCAAAAAGTTACAAACATCAAGAACTGCTCAGTTCATTTTATAACTTAATTTCTCTGATACTCTTAGACACGGCTTTCTCATTTACAAATGCAATTTTCCATGCtctatggaatttttttttttttacacgaGGCGCTAAAAGGTGATCATCTTCTTTTATACTTGTGTTTGCTTTTAATTATACTCTTGTCTTTAGCACGTGTAATGCCGTATTTTTCGAATaagtttttgagaaaaaaagatcTCTCGAACCGCGAAAAAAAACtggacaacaacaacaacaacaacaacaaaaacaaaactgccAACTAGTCTATAATCAAGCAGTAAAAGGATCTACAGTTCAGCCAAAAAGCAATGTAAAATTTGTGACAAAACAAACGAGTAAAGTATATTGATCTTATTTGACAACTGAATAAACCACACAAAAAGGCCTACTAATGCTTGACAGAAATGGGATAGGCGGCAACACGAGGCTTACACTAACTGGTTATTCACCCACCAATCTTGATGCTCAGATGATTGGGAGAAAATCTTCACCAACACTGTCCTCTATTCTCTGTGCAGTTGCTTCTTCATTTTAAAAGACTTTTAAGACTTACGACATCCCCCAATAATTTAAGGGTCATAAAACTTGTTGAATGAAATGCTGGTAGCCActtgaaattatgaaattacGGACGCAATTTGTGATTACTTTGAGAAATGATGCAtataaaacaagagaaaatgtTAAAACTCCGAAAACTTGAgccatgaaaaaattaacatgcgCGGGTGGCTTCCTGAAGTTTATAGCCGACAGACTTTAAACCTTTCGTAGTTAATAGATCaccttttaattcttttctcTGTCAATTGATAGACGTTATGTTGCTTCGAGGAGAAGATGaatcagttctttttctttctatttcccCACAAAGCACACCTATGAAATTGATCATTATAACGTGAGGGCTCTCGTGTTACCCCCAACCCCATGATAACTTTTCTCTCTAGAATTTATGCCTTGCAGCTTAACCGGAATTTGGCGAGTTCTACGTATTTTTCTCCTCCTTTgatcagtttcattttcaagctTCTCTTTGGCATTCTCTGAAAAGCCAGCTGTAACTGATCAAGAGATCAGGTCATTCGTTATTTCACATTCATCAATTTTCTTGACATTGTTCATACGATAAACAATAACTCAGGTATGGCGAATTGCCTATGCAAGCCTTTGCAAGAAATGGTTACaaacctcaatttttttttcgctgcgAGCCTAAGTCTTCTTTTCTTCACTGAATGGAAAAAGGGGCTAAGACTTGGAAGGTCAATGTATGAAATTTATTGACGACTGAAGAGCAAGCGTTGCCATTCTCAggtgttttcttatttctcGCAAGTCAATGAATATCGGTGTTTACATCAATAGCTCTAAAATCGTCACTTTTCGGtaattttgtgcaatttttttttgttatgaacaTACAGGAGACACCTTAATCACTTTACTTTATTTCCCTCTCTTAGCGTACTTATTACGGGAATGAAAACTTTCCGATAAGCAGGACTTGCGGCGGCGCATCAATCATTTACAGGTGCTGTGAACCTTGGAATAAAGAACAAGAAAGGAATAAAGTCATTTCTAAAATtcaaatgacattttttattactttgggAAATGATGcatttaaaatgaaagtttgaaagtttgAGCTATGAATTAGGTATTTAAAGATACACTTTTATGGGCGAAGTAGTCTATTCTTAATTCACCATTGTtgtaatttgttgttgttgttgctttttatcAGTAACTGTAAATTTACTCAGAATAGCCATCTAGGAGAGTTAATAAACTACAGCACCTTACTGTGCTGTGAAAGACAATCAACGATAGAGTAATTACATGATCTGATactagaaaaatgaaatttaaaaaattgaggcGTTCGAATCATGAACCATCCACAGAAGCCTTAAAAAATAAGTCGGACTGATCAACTCTGATCAGAAAGGCTGTGTTTTTTTGGCTACCAGAAAATCCTTTTTATTgtccagttttaaaatttttataagttCCATATATCATTCCTACTTAACTGAAAATTGTGTTGCTAGTTTTAGATTttcaattgataattttcactttcaataaTCACGATACTCAATAGTGATTCGGTTACTGTGTATAAAGTTTTGAATGAATACTTAGcagaaaaactgttttctttcaaagagcAGAAATGTGTGCACCTTCACCTTTTCTCGTACGAATCAGGCCCCAATTGTAAGACAAAGCGTTCTGTTGGATAAATGTCTATCAGACCCAGATTTTCGAAACGTGGATAACGTTATCcattggaaaaatttacatccaGTGGATAGTGCAGTACGTTATGTTAACACTTGTCCGCTGGATGgcaatttatccgttggatagtgtTATTCGCCCTTTAAACAACTGAGCCCTAGTGGTACGCAATACGTTTTGCTATTACATCCGCTCGATGGTTATTTATTCGTTGGATAGCGTAATCCGTCTTCTATTTAACTAGGTTCTAGTAAAAAAATAGTAAAGTATTAAGCAAACGTTCCTATAACTGCTGTTTATCAGTTTCTCCTTCTTCTATAACCTGAGGTGATGAGTTCACTGGAAGTAAAGTCCAATAACAATCACATCAATGCCGTTTTTGCCCCAAAATGGTAGTTTCGACTTTAAAATGCGGCGCTCGTTCGCAAGTAGCACAATTCTGATGAATAAGACATTAAAGATTTGGAACTCAGGATGAAAACCTGGAACAAACTTTTGTGGAGCAACTCCCTCCCTTGGCATCGACATCGACTTTACTTCAAGGAGGTAAATTTTTGAGCTTGTTAACGAAAtagtgaaagatgttttttattcttttcacgagcgtgagacaaagaaaatattctgagtcCATGTAATGATTCGTACCTCACACCTCCGAatttgcgctccgatgctctacccCTGAGATACCGACACCATGAATGGAAAATTCTAACATGTAATTTCGTGTGATATATAATTCTATTCTTAAATACTTTGGATATGAATTTGTGTAATTGTTTCTTTGCATCCATTTCGTGGCTTTATTCAAAGCTTTTAGacaagatgaacaaaatcaacaaacagAAATTTGTTTGGAAAGGACCCCTATCACTAGAAACTTTTCCAGCTAGTAAAATCAGTAGTACATCTGTATTAGGAGGAGTTGGCTCCAATTCTTGAGACATGAAAAACAAGTTTAGGGTTACGCAGACAACAATTGGCCAATGACTGTAAGAAGAATATTACCATGGCGGAATTTCAAGAAGTGACCAGCGGTATTtccaaagaggttttttttttctacacttttatctttaaagaaatttatccTGGAGACAGGGATCACCCAAAGCAATTGAAAGTTATTTGAAACTTCATTTTGAAGCTTCCAAGAGTGTATTTGAGGCGAACTTTGAATAATGATGCCTCATCCGAATATTCTCTAGGTCTAACAACGGATTTTGGAAAAATGAATACAGGAACAAAAAATCCTGAAAAGCAGTTGAGTTATCTAGAAAAGTTATCTCGTTAAAAAGCTCAGCAGCTATCAGGTTGTCACAAATCTCGCGAGCGATCTTTCCGCGGTAACCAGTTCCGCAAGGATCCGGAGATCCTATTGCCTTTGGTTGAACACTCGCCTTTGTCAATACTCGCCTTTTAATGCTGTTTTTTCGACATGTTCGGATGTAGACGAGTTAATCTCTGGTAATAAAACCattaattgaaagaagaaaaagccCGTAAATAAAACCAAGTAAAGCCAGAACCAAAGAAGCGTAAAATTTGTAAATGGTCTGATCACAAAAGTAGTATGTGTTCAACACCTTAACATGCCTTGTGAATACTATCGTCTCAAACGAAACGCGTAAAAGATTATTTTAGTTCGTGCGTGCATTGCTGCCTACTtgcctttcttttaaaaaaatcaaaaacaacaaattttgtCGGTGGTGCGTTAGAAGGTTTGTCCTCTTCGGCCAAAATTTTTGTCGCGACAAATCATCCGCACATGTTAAGTGCCAGTGATGACGGAAAATTTGTCAAAAGGAACAATCGTTTTTGCCAGTGCAGCTAGGCCCCAACTGAAGAAAACGTGACTTGGAAGCTACCACTTTCCTGCAATGCACCAAATCGCCTGTTGTGAACGTCAGGAACTCTAAGATATTACAAGCTAACGGCTTACAGCGTGAGTCATGGGTCGCACAATTCTAATTACTTGACAGACGTCCTCAGTGACGTGAATGCATGCAACGATATTATTGACAGAAGTTTATAAAAGGTTTTCCCAAAATGATTGTGGTTCAAACACAATAGGTTgcctttttttctattaaagGTTTTAACTCAGGTGGTTTCCACGGGTTAAAGTTTCTGTGGAATTTTGAACATTTGTGCAGCTTGCGCAACGTTATCGCCTTCAAATGTGAGACTGTACTTGAAAGAAACCATTAAGGAAATAGTTATGAAGAAATAGTGTGAATAAAAAgggattttttcaaaaacatgagTTCTAGAGATGTGTCTAATCGCACAGTTAaccaaatttaaagaaaatttaatgctttctcaatctttttttctcccTGCGCAGATGGTGAGAGGTGCCCCTGAGGTTGATAAAAAGTTCCTTCGTCTGAATTTGACCAGATCTTCTTTATGGTCCTTTATTACTCTGAATGCTCATGTAAATGTGATTTATACTGGCTGGTATAATCAAAGAAAAAGTTCAATGAGTCAGAATTATTCTAAAAGCACATGGTATTAGAGATAGTATTTGCAATTAGTGCCGAGAAACGAATTTTTCCATATATAGCGAACTGACGAGAATAACATGAGTAAATAGAtcaacgaaaataaaaacaccaCGCTTTGCATTATAAGATGATTTTATTTGGTTGAAATTCAACTATTTGATGACAAGGCATAGAACTTAATGTCTTGAATCTTCTCTACGCCAATCCTTTTTCGGCCTTAGAGAAATCTGCCTTCTTGGTTTCGGATGAGCCATCTTTGCCTCTGATAACATAAGTGGGTGTTTTCACTGTGTAAACAGTGCCGTCACTGTTTTTACACTCGCCAACAACCTGAAACACTGATGCTTCGTCTCCTGGCTCAACACCAATGGATATCTCACTGGTTACTTGCTGAAATTCTGTCCTAGTTGTAGACAAACTCCAGTTATGCTCCAATGTTCCTGATGCACCGATCTTTACgtcaaaaattttcatcactttaaATCCGACTTCCCCAGACACTGTTGCACTTGAACTTCCACCACTGGACGTAGACTTGGAAGAAGTCATTCCTTTCGTTATGATGACCTTTTTAGTTGCTTTTTCAGTGGGATGCTCGTTTTTCACTTTCTGCAAGAAGACAAGCTGTGGAAAAATACGGTTATacattaattcaaatttttttatggcaTAGCCTTAGTGCTTCTCCCTTGCCTTGTCTCTAATTTTTGCTCCCATAATTATAATACCCAAAGATCAAAAGACAAACTTAATGACGCAGAGAAGGATCATAAAGGGGAAAAAACCCCATTCATTTGTAACATTTTGTGCacgttttcttgattttttcttcaaagaaaaccTTGTGGGATAGTGGTGA is a window encoding:
- the LOC131775917 gene encoding uncharacterized protein — translated: MVEIIKTGHILLLGILVLLSCNLVRSKSYECFEGNCAMTGSCRSAPGAGFSPYCWIASDSWGHKLKCGTKSDCRDAALNWGNCVFASCAFDRGSGRSCDRMNREKRGELKKECGSKGFSFDSWANRYEKARKLYDKFSPCVGGAIEEQTKKVIKYCHCLNSCGKDQTEDGTCTVQGLDRRLDMELDVKSPYTAICAIDCKPEEKLVFLQKVINRHPTEKATKTISITKGMTSSKSTSSGGSSSATVSGEVGFKVMKLFDVKIGASGTLKHNWSLSTTKTEFQKVTSKISIGVKPEDEVSVFQVVGECKNSDGTVYTVKTPTYVIKGKDGSSETKKADFSEAENNLS